One genomic window of Corynebacterium diphtheriae includes the following:
- a CDS encoding alanine/glycine:cation symporter family protein — MESLQTFITDDINDNYWKIIPFLLIAAGFYFAWRTILVQIRMIPDMFRAVVEKNDTLKSHTDAEGISAFKAFTISAASRVGTGNVAGVAVAITLGGPGAVFWMWMIALLGGATAFVESTLAQLWKTKTDDGTYRGGPAFYMTRGLNAKWLAVVFGVAITFTYGFVYNSIQSNSIAEAVGESLGTSDNQFKIIVGAVLALLTGVIIFGGVQRIANFTQIVVPLMALAYMVIGIIVLVLNIEKIPGMFGDIISHALGFQEIAGATVGAAFMNGMRRGLFSNEAGQGSAPNAAATANVSHPVKQGLVQTLGVYFDTILVCSITAFIILLSDPEYGADVRGATLTQQALSGEVGAWGTHFITVILFFLAFSSVIGNTFLAQSNIEFFTQSKITMTIFRLIVVACVFGGAIGPLPLVWALGDTFAATMVVINLIAIVPLGGVAVALLKNYNQQKAKGLDPVFHRDMLPNVRNVECWDGSDPVTRRDHKIVREV; from the coding sequence ATGGAAAGCCTGCAGACGTTCATCACAGATGACATTAACGATAATTATTGGAAGATCATTCCATTTCTTCTAATAGCAGCCGGTTTTTATTTCGCGTGGCGCACGATCCTCGTCCAAATTCGGATGATTCCGGATATGTTCCGAGCAGTCGTGGAAAAGAACGACACCCTAAAATCTCATACTGACGCAGAAGGTATCTCTGCATTCAAGGCGTTTACAATTTCTGCTGCTTCACGTGTGGGAACCGGAAACGTTGCAGGTGTTGCAGTGGCAATCACCCTAGGCGGTCCTGGTGCCGTGTTCTGGATGTGGATGATTGCTCTGTTGGGTGGTGCAACTGCATTCGTGGAATCAACACTGGCACAGCTGTGGAAAACTAAAACTGATGACGGCACCTATCGTGGCGGCCCTGCGTTTTATATGACGCGTGGACTGAACGCGAAATGGTTGGCCGTCGTTTTTGGTGTAGCGATCACTTTTACTTACGGCTTTGTGTATAACTCGATTCAGTCGAACTCTATTGCTGAGGCTGTAGGAGAATCGCTGGGTACGAGCGATAATCAATTCAAAATTATCGTTGGCGCAGTATTGGCATTGCTGACTGGTGTCATCATTTTTGGTGGCGTGCAGCGCATTGCGAACTTCACCCAAATTGTGGTTCCTCTCATGGCGCTGGCTTACATGGTCATCGGCATTATTGTGCTGGTACTTAACATCGAAAAGATTCCTGGCATGTTCGGAGACATTATTTCGCATGCTTTGGGTTTCCAAGAGATCGCAGGTGCCACTGTTGGAGCGGCTTTCATGAACGGAATGCGTCGTGGTTTGTTCTCTAATGAAGCAGGACAAGGCTCTGCTCCCAATGCAGCAGCTACTGCTAATGTTTCGCACCCAGTAAAGCAAGGACTGGTACAGACTTTGGGCGTTTACTTTGACACCATTCTCGTGTGCTCGATTACCGCGTTTATCATTTTGCTGAGCGATCCAGAATATGGTGCAGACGTTAGAGGTGCCACGCTTACCCAGCAGGCATTGAGCGGAGAAGTCGGTGCGTGGGGTACACACTTCATCACTGTTATTTTGTTCTTCTTGGCGTTCTCATCGGTTATCGGTAATACATTCTTGGCACAGTCCAATATTGAGTTCTTTACGCAATCGAAGATCACTATGACGATTTTCCGTTTGATCGTTGTCGCTTGTGTATTTGGTGGCGCAATTGGTCCATTGCCGTTGGTCTGGGCTTTGGGCGATACATTCGCTGCAACCATGGTGGTTATTAACCTGATCGCTATCGTGCCTCTGGGTGGCGTGGCGGTTGCTCTGCTTAAGAACTACAACCAGCAAAAGGCTAAGGGACTTGATCCAGTATTCCACCGCGATATGCTTCCGAATGTTCGTAACGTCGAATGCTGGGACGGGTCTGATCCGGTCACGCGTCGCGATCACAAGATTGTGCGCGAAGTCTAA
- the rplE gene encoding 50S ribosomal protein L5 yields MSENYTPRLKTRYREEIRTKLNDEFSYENVMQIPGVVKVVVNMGVGDAARDSKLINGALEDLTLITGQKPELRRAKKSIANFKLREGMPIGARVTLRGDRMWEFLDRLLTVALPRIRDFRGLSDQQFDGHGNYTFGLSEQTMFYEIDVDKIDRPRGMDITVVTTATNNEEGRALLRELGFPFK; encoded by the coding sequence ATGAGCGAGAACTACACTCCACGTCTGAAGACCCGCTACCGCGAAGAGATCCGCACCAAGCTCAACGATGAGTTCTCCTACGAGAACGTCATGCAGATCCCTGGTGTTGTCAAGGTTGTTGTCAACATGGGTGTCGGCGACGCTGCTCGTGACTCCAAGCTGATCAACGGCGCACTTGAGGACCTCACCTTGATCACCGGTCAGAAGCCAGAGCTTCGCCGTGCCAAGAAGTCCATCGCTAACTTCAAGCTCCGTGAAGGCATGCCAATCGGTGCTCGCGTTACCCTTCGTGGCGACCGCATGTGGGAGTTCCTGGATCGTTTGCTGACCGTCGCACTGCCACGTATTCGTGACTTCCGTGGCCTGTCTGACCAGCAGTTCGATGGTCACGGTAACTACACGTTCGGCCTCTCCGAGCAAACCATGTTCTACGAAATCGACGTTGACAAGATCGATCGCCCACGCGGTATGGACATCACCGTCGTTACCACCGCTACCAACAACGAGGAAGGCCGCGCATTGCTTCGCGAGCTCGGCTTCCCATTCAAGTAA
- a CDS encoding acylphosphatase, producing the protein MHDANARLTAWVLGTVQGVGFRWWVYSQAKELALAGSASNLVDGRVCVVAEGPKHLCEELLRRLSAHDHSGRPGRVDTVVERWSSPKGEVGFRTR; encoded by the coding sequence ATGCATGATGCGAATGCACGGCTCACTGCGTGGGTACTTGGCACAGTACAGGGAGTGGGATTTCGCTGGTGGGTGTACTCCCAAGCAAAGGAACTCGCATTGGCTGGTTCTGCTTCCAATCTTGTCGACGGTCGCGTCTGCGTAGTGGCCGAAGGCCCAAAGCATTTGTGCGAAGAATTATTGCGCAGGCTTTCCGCGCATGATCATTCGGGGCGCCCAGGCCGAGTTGATACGGTTGTGGAGCGCTGGTCTTCACCCAAGGGGGAAGTAGGGTTCCGCACTCGCTAG
- the mutM gene encoding bifunctional DNA-formamidopyrimidine glycosylase/DNA-(apurinic or apyrimidinic site) lyase: MPELPEVEVVRRGLTPYVLGATITDVAVEHPRSIRTVEGGAAELIGSLRGREVTRIGRRGKFLWFELTSHGDSACGSPQQGLLVHLGMSGQMLIKAQNSTLHPHRRIRTTIVRSDAQECFELWFVDQRTFGYWAPTTFVETAHGCVPEQITHIARDLLDPQLKRENLARLIRKKNSEIKRVLLNQEIVSGIGNIYADEMLWAARIHPQTSASHLSVAQLSNLLEHGQRVMNAALDKGGTSFDSLYVNVNGQSGYFDVSLHAYGQQGQACDRCGTNIIREKFANRSSHFCPRCQLMH, translated from the coding sequence ATGCCTGAGCTTCCCGAAGTTGAGGTTGTACGTCGCGGGCTTACACCTTATGTGCTTGGCGCAACTATCACTGATGTTGCCGTTGAGCACCCCCGCAGCATTAGGACAGTCGAAGGCGGGGCCGCCGAACTCATAGGGTCGCTACGAGGTCGTGAGGTCACGCGCATAGGTCGCCGTGGCAAATTTTTGTGGTTTGAGCTTACAAGCCATGGTGATTCTGCATGCGGATCTCCCCAGCAAGGGCTACTGGTTCATTTGGGAATGAGCGGTCAAATGCTGATAAAAGCTCAAAACTCGACTCTGCATCCTCATCGTAGAATTCGTACCACAATTGTTCGCTCAGATGCTCAGGAATGCTTCGAACTTTGGTTTGTCGATCAGCGCACTTTTGGTTATTGGGCGCCCACCACATTTGTAGAAACTGCTCACGGTTGCGTTCCAGAACAGATCACTCACATAGCGCGTGATCTTTTGGACCCTCAACTTAAAAGAGAAAATCTAGCGCGATTGATCCGCAAGAAAAATAGTGAGATTAAAAGAGTTCTGCTTAACCAAGAAATTGTCTCTGGAATAGGCAATATTTACGCCGATGAGATGTTGTGGGCTGCACGAATCCATCCACAAACTTCTGCGTCGCATTTGTCTGTCGCACAATTAAGTAATTTGCTCGAACACGGTCAGCGAGTCATGAACGCGGCTTTAGACAAAGGAGGAACTAGCTTCGATTCTCTTTATGTTAACGTCAATGGCCAATCGGGGTATTTTGATGTATCGCTTCATGCATACGGCCAGCAAGGCCAAGCGTGCGATCGCTGTGGTACGAATATTATCCGCGAAAAGTTTGCTAACCGCTCGAGTCATTTTTGCCCACGTTGTCAGCTTATGCACTAG
- a CDS encoding YceD family protein — protein MNTESSPFVFNVGTLVRGSAVPASMQQTGPSPVRIGPAMIAIPENGDVTVNATITPLGDALMVDADVSAELSGECVRCLQHMAPQAQFHINEVFALTEDFITGDDGDGEDDDVTVITGDTVDILQAVIDEAGMSLPFNPQCEGGCVQSDSEVPEPDGIAGETELVDPRWAGLEKFL, from the coding sequence ATGAATACTGAGTCTTCTCCCTTTGTTTTTAACGTTGGAACTTTGGTACGCGGCAGTGCAGTTCCAGCGTCGATGCAGCAGACAGGCCCCAGCCCTGTCCGAATTGGCCCTGCGATGATTGCGATTCCCGAAAACGGTGACGTTACAGTCAATGCCACCATTACTCCACTCGGAGATGCATTAATGGTGGATGCAGATGTGTCTGCGGAGCTCTCTGGTGAGTGTGTGCGGTGTCTCCAGCACATGGCACCGCAGGCGCAATTTCATATTAACGAAGTGTTTGCGTTGACCGAAGACTTTATCACTGGAGATGACGGTGACGGTGAAGACGACGATGTCACGGTTATTACCGGTGACACTGTGGATATTCTGCAAGCTGTTATCGATGAGGCGGGGATGTCACTGCCGTTTAATCCACAGTGTGAAGGCGGTTGTGTGCAGTCGGATTCTGAGGTGCCAGAACCTGATGGTATTGCAGGAGAAACAGAACTAGTTGATCCTCGTTGGGCTGGATTGGAGAAGTTCCTGTGA
- a CDS encoding DivIVA domain-containing protein, with product MYRVFECFDELIDILEKSTGVPMTSNCMVPRHHMLALIDEARNALPNEIDDAQDVIDQQDEILRGAQERARTTIDEANEEAHRNVTQSREEADALVADAEEHAERVVRQAQDEADRLVDGARREADDTVNRAQAEAERLIASGNDQYQRSVDDGLAEQQRLVSEAEVVRRANEEAHRVVDAAHADSNRLRKECDTFVENKLADLEESLSSTLRTISRDRAALRRGAGASGGGNHSQS from the coding sequence ATGTACCGCGTATTCGAATGCTTCGATGAACTTATTGACATACTAGAAAAGTCCACCGGCGTCCCGATGACCTCAAACTGTATGGTTCCACGGCATCATATGCTTGCTTTGATCGATGAGGCACGTAATGCGCTGCCTAATGAAATTGATGATGCTCAAGATGTGATCGATCAACAAGATGAGATTTTGCGCGGTGCGCAAGAACGCGCACGCACAACAATTGATGAGGCTAACGAGGAAGCTCATCGTAATGTGACGCAGTCCCGTGAAGAAGCCGATGCATTAGTCGCAGACGCTGAAGAACACGCAGAACGCGTGGTACGCCAAGCTCAGGACGAGGCAGATCGTCTCGTGGACGGTGCCCGTCGTGAAGCGGACGATACCGTAAATCGTGCGCAGGCTGAGGCCGAGCGACTTATCGCAAGCGGTAATGATCAATACCAGCGCTCTGTTGACGATGGACTTGCAGAACAACAGCGACTGGTGAGCGAAGCTGAAGTGGTCCGTCGTGCGAACGAAGAGGCCCATAGGGTAGTAGACGCGGCGCATGCAGACTCCAACAGACTGCGCAAAGAATGCGACACCTTTGTAGAAAACAAGCTAGCGGATCTCGAGGAATCCTTGTCGTCTACATTGCGGACGATCTCTCGTGATCGAGCAGCTTTGCGACGTGGTGCCGGCGCGTCCGGCGGTGGGAACCATTCACAGTCATAA
- the rnc gene encoding ribonuclease III has product MSRRKKRVTGEQALRLEFESVDHQPLIDALGVDIPRELLVLALTHRSFANENGMLPNNERLEFLGDSVLGLSVAGQLYQQYTSSPESDISKMRANIVSRYGLADIAREINLGQHILLGKGEQLHDGRSKDSILADTTEALLGAIYLAHGFEIARGTVLRLFKHKIDTASATGLHQDWKTTLQERLAERNLEMPTYTSTVTGPEHEQTFTAEVAVHGTVLGTGVGTNKKLAEQAAAHKAVGFLQDNPAFV; this is encoded by the coding sequence GTGAGCAGGAGAAAAAAGCGCGTCACTGGTGAGCAGGCGCTACGACTTGAATTCGAGAGCGTTGATCACCAACCACTGATTGATGCGTTGGGGGTTGACATCCCACGTGAGCTACTCGTGCTGGCGTTAACACACCGTTCGTTTGCAAACGAAAATGGCATGCTGCCCAACAATGAGCGCCTAGAATTTCTAGGCGATTCCGTCTTAGGACTTTCTGTCGCAGGGCAGTTGTATCAGCAGTACACCTCGAGCCCTGAAAGCGATATTTCCAAGATGCGCGCGAATATTGTGAGCCGTTATGGGCTTGCAGACATTGCTCGCGAAATTAACCTAGGGCAGCACATTTTGCTGGGTAAAGGTGAACAGCTTCACGACGGTCGCAGCAAAGACTCAATTCTCGCAGATACGACGGAGGCGCTTCTCGGCGCTATCTACCTAGCGCATGGTTTTGAAATTGCTCGGGGCACGGTGCTTCGTCTGTTCAAGCACAAAATTGATACGGCAAGCGCTACGGGTCTTCACCAAGACTGGAAAACCACCTTGCAAGAGCGTTTGGCAGAGCGCAACCTTGAGATGCCAACATATACTTCTACTGTTACAGGTCCAGAGCATGAGCAAACTTTCACAGCAGAGGTTGCAGTTCATGGCACTGTGCTAGGAACTGGTGTTGGAACAAACAAAAAACTTGCGGAGCAAGCTGCAGCCCACAAAGCGGTTGGCTTCCTTCAAGATAATCCCGCGTTTGTCTAA
- the rplX gene encoding 50S ribosomal protein L24 — protein MKIHKGDMVLVISGPDKGAKGKVIQAFPKTEKVLVEGVNRIKKHVANSAPELGAESGGIVTQEAPIHVSNVMVLDSDGNPTRVGYRFDENGKKVRISRRNGKDI, from the coding sequence ATGAAGATCCACAAGGGCGATATGGTTCTCGTGATCTCCGGCCCAGACAAGGGTGCTAAGGGTAAAGTCATTCAGGCTTTCCCTAAGACCGAAAAGGTCTTGGTTGAGGGCGTTAACCGCATCAAGAAGCACGTTGCTAACTCTGCTCCAGAGCTCGGCGCTGAGTCTGGCGGAATCGTCACCCAGGAAGCTCCAATCCACGTTTCTAACGTCATGGTTTTGGACTCCGACGGCAATCCGACCCGCGTTGGCTACCGCTTCGATGAGAACGGCAAGAAGGTCCGTATCTCGCGTCGTAACGGGAAGGACATCTAA
- the ftsY gene encoding signal recognition particle-docking protein FtsY encodes MNLIPIVVIIAVVVIFAVVIGVIIAQRNKKAKTVSFESAADSEQKQLTQQQRSGNYQAQGEFSFAPAQAPMAVKDAVPATPPVGSIQEPELPHEEAPIVDSEQPLDHQVESESDADKAAEEAQAVVEEAAQLREEEQLRVETEQAARDNFDALEEFDKPQPDTNNAAETEAQEAALAADVVAEAAAEAREVSEPSDVEEAPVAEAVTDSIDPAVGRIGRLRGRLARSHNVFGKSVLGMLSAGDLDEEAWEDIEALLIQADLGVGITTAVVDQLRQLIAERGVENEAQARAMLRECLINACKPELDRSIKAMPYDGKPAVVLVVGVNGTGKTTTTGKLARVLVSLGHSVVLGAADTFRAAAADQLETWGRRVNAHTVRGAEGADPASVAFDAVAYGVDSHADVVLIDTAGRLHNSSNLMDQLGKVKRVVEKKAVVDEVLLVLDATTGQNGLAQARTFSEVVNITGVVLTKLDGTAKGGIVFQVQEELGVPVKLVGLGEGSDDLAPFEVEGFVDALLG; translated from the coding sequence ATGAACCTCATCCCGATAGTCGTCATTATTGCCGTGGTTGTGATTTTCGCCGTTGTTATTGGCGTGATCATTGCCCAGCGAAATAAAAAAGCGAAGACCGTAAGCTTCGAATCCGCCGCAGATTCAGAGCAGAAACAACTTACGCAACAGCAGCGATCTGGAAACTACCAAGCACAAGGAGAGTTTTCGTTCGCGCCCGCGCAGGCGCCTATGGCTGTTAAAGATGCAGTCCCTGCTACGCCGCCCGTGGGCTCGATTCAGGAACCTGAGTTGCCGCATGAAGAAGCTCCCATTGTGGATTCCGAGCAACCTTTAGATCACCAAGTGGAATCTGAATCTGATGCAGACAAAGCAGCAGAAGAAGCTCAAGCAGTTGTAGAAGAGGCTGCTCAGCTGCGTGAGGAAGAACAGCTTCGCGTAGAAACTGAGCAAGCTGCTCGCGATAATTTCGATGCACTCGAAGAATTTGACAAGCCTCAACCTGATACGAACAACGCTGCAGAGACTGAGGCTCAAGAGGCTGCTCTGGCTGCTGACGTAGTAGCTGAGGCTGCAGCTGAGGCGCGTGAAGTATCAGAACCATCGGATGTAGAAGAGGCACCGGTTGCCGAGGCTGTCACGGATTCCATTGATCCAGCAGTTGGTCGAATTGGACGTTTGCGTGGGCGCCTCGCGCGTTCCCATAACGTGTTCGGTAAGTCTGTCTTGGGAATGCTATCGGCTGGCGACTTGGATGAAGAGGCTTGGGAAGATATCGAAGCCTTGTTGATTCAGGCGGATCTTGGCGTTGGAATCACCACGGCTGTTGTTGATCAGCTACGTCAGCTGATCGCGGAACGCGGTGTAGAAAACGAGGCACAAGCCCGCGCTATGCTACGTGAATGCCTCATTAATGCGTGTAAGCCTGAACTCGATAGGTCTATTAAAGCGATGCCTTACGACGGCAAACCCGCCGTTGTATTGGTTGTAGGCGTAAATGGCACTGGTAAGACCACGACGACCGGAAAACTTGCTCGTGTATTGGTGTCATTGGGGCACTCGGTGGTGCTGGGCGCAGCTGATACTTTCCGTGCTGCAGCCGCAGATCAGTTGGAGACGTGGGGACGTCGCGTAAATGCGCATACTGTCCGTGGTGCTGAAGGCGCGGATCCAGCATCGGTTGCGTTTGATGCCGTGGCTTATGGCGTAGATTCTCATGCTGATGTCGTTCTTATTGATACCGCCGGACGCTTGCACAATTCTTCCAACTTAATGGATCAGCTGGGCAAGGTTAAGCGCGTGGTGGAAAAGAAGGCTGTCGTCGATGAGGTTCTTTTAGTTCTTGATGCTACGACGGGCCAAAATGGTCTGGCTCAGGCACGGACGTTCTCTGAGGTAGTCAATATCACCGGTGTGGTATTGACCAAGCTAGATGGTACGGCGAAGGGCGGAATTGTTTTCCAGGTCCAAGAAGAATTAGGTGTACCAGTGAAATTGGTTGGTTTAGGAGAAGGCTCTGATGATCTAGCGCCTTTCGAGGTCGAAGGGTTCGTCGACGCTTTACTAGGCTGA
- the smc gene encoding chromosome segregation protein SMC has protein sequence MYLKSLTLKGFKSFASATTLKFEPGICAVVGPNGSGKSNVVDALAWVMGEQGAKNLRGGKMEDVIFAGAGDRKPLGRAEVTLTIDNSDGALPIEYTEVSVTRRMFRDGGGEYEINGHKARLMDIQELLSDSGIGREMHVIVGQGRLSQILESRPEDRRAFIEEAAGVLKHRRRKEKAQRKLVGMQANLDRLSDLTAELGKQLKPLARQAEAARKAATIQSEVRDARLRIAGYQIHSLASSLKDAQSHHDSIAEKLEEVTEQLEEATGAQLEAEDALGKINPEAEKSQQLWFELSSLAERVSATQRIATDRAKNFSEVRYSGPDPDELAEKAARADAEYAEAEETVDILSERLESIQDNVAELEERAQRADREHLAQVRAIADRREGIVRLLTLESQQREHIVAAEAELERLREAESDIAAQARSKDAEHKDCQTQAQEARSRIEPLSQSRDAALNESRAADSRLEQLREQQSDIDKSISRLESKIETLESHRMTRNAVEQWEKLQSFYGVDRYIIPQRGMEKAIAAALGPVAEALVGETTTAELQALDIESLARHIVITPGEDHDWRLATDLPHYASWLLDYVELAPEVSSTIVQILADVVLVDSYEHGREVVNHDPRLRAVCVDGTMWGHGWVAVGSAERSAVEIAAEIDQAEKDLEVARLQRVELAGTLNGAHQAADEARVRSAQAQAVCREQEIVVENLSRRVEAVSHEAEARKQELRRHALRVQEAQDRLSQLRLLWEETSDRLSRVEEDNSEEEPSTSERDEAAAALSHMRSMEVEARLSLRTAQDKAEHIRGRGDGLRRQAEYERQARARHDQAVARQRRKAEIASVVAQQCLVVAERVDDALARATQWKENAIAQRGVISARVSAAKDTVSALRTNANRLTEKSHAAELSLGQAQVRLEEAHEKIVEQLGIAISDLMRDYTPHEGFDIGAQRVRLKNAEKDLNALGKVNPLALEEFKALEERYEFLSTQLADVEQARRDLHGVINDVDAKILQLFTDAWKDVEAEFPRVFATLFPGGEGRLVLTEPHDMLTTGIEVEARPPGKRVKRLSLLSGGEKSLTALAMLVAIFRARPSPFYVMDEVEAALDDVNLRRLIALFQELRDDSQLIVITHQKPTMDVANVLYGVTMRGDGITRVISQRMTPDVTKLPEPQPAE, from the coding sequence GTGTATTTAAAGTCGCTGACGCTTAAGGGATTCAAATCGTTTGCGTCTGCCACCACGCTAAAATTCGAACCCGGAATCTGTGCAGTTGTTGGCCCTAATGGTTCCGGAAAATCGAACGTTGTGGATGCGCTCGCGTGGGTTATGGGGGAACAAGGAGCTAAGAACCTGCGCGGCGGCAAAATGGAAGATGTGATCTTTGCTGGGGCAGGAGATCGCAAGCCGCTAGGTCGCGCCGAAGTAACTTTGACGATCGATAATTCTGATGGTGCTTTGCCTATCGAGTACACCGAGGTATCAGTAACTCGCCGAATGTTTCGAGATGGTGGCGGCGAGTATGAAATTAATGGGCATAAAGCGCGTCTGATGGATATCCAGGAGCTTTTGTCCGATTCCGGCATAGGCCGTGAAATGCATGTGATCGTTGGTCAGGGGCGACTATCTCAAATTTTGGAATCGCGGCCTGAAGATCGCCGAGCTTTTATTGAAGAAGCTGCTGGTGTGCTGAAACATCGACGACGAAAAGAAAAAGCTCAGCGCAAGTTGGTAGGAATGCAGGCGAATCTCGATCGTCTTAGTGACCTCACAGCAGAACTTGGTAAGCAGCTCAAGCCCTTGGCTCGGCAGGCTGAGGCAGCACGCAAGGCCGCAACCATCCAATCTGAAGTCCGCGATGCTCGATTGCGCATTGCTGGTTATCAGATTCATTCGTTAGCGAGCTCGTTAAAAGACGCGCAGTCGCATCATGATTCCATTGCGGAAAAACTTGAGGAAGTCACCGAACAATTAGAAGAAGCAACAGGAGCACAACTTGAGGCGGAAGATGCTTTGGGGAAGATTAATCCTGAGGCGGAAAAATCCCAGCAGTTGTGGTTTGAACTGTCCTCATTAGCTGAGCGGGTTTCTGCTACACAAAGGATTGCTACGGATCGTGCGAAAAACTTTTCAGAAGTACGGTATTCGGGTCCGGATCCAGATGAGTTGGCAGAAAAAGCTGCACGCGCTGATGCCGAATATGCAGAAGCAGAAGAAACCGTAGACATTCTGAGCGAACGGTTGGAATCGATCCAAGACAATGTTGCTGAGCTTGAGGAGCGAGCACAGCGTGCGGATCGAGAGCATTTGGCCCAGGTTCGTGCTATTGCTGATCGCCGCGAAGGAATTGTTCGGCTCCTAACTCTTGAAAGTCAGCAGCGGGAGCACATTGTTGCTGCTGAAGCAGAGCTAGAGCGGTTGCGTGAAGCGGAATCCGATATAGCTGCTCAAGCTCGGAGCAAGGACGCAGAGCACAAAGACTGTCAAACGCAGGCGCAAGAAGCACGTTCACGCATTGAACCATTATCGCAGTCACGTGATGCTGCTCTGAATGAATCTCGTGCCGCAGATAGTCGATTGGAACAGCTACGAGAACAACAAAGCGACATCGATAAATCGATATCGCGGTTGGAGTCCAAGATTGAGACGCTCGAATCGCATCGGATGACTCGAAATGCGGTCGAACAATGGGAAAAGCTGCAAAGTTTCTATGGGGTCGACCGCTACATTATTCCTCAGCGCGGCATGGAAAAAGCAATTGCGGCCGCGTTGGGGCCGGTTGCTGAGGCGCTAGTAGGAGAAACTACAACAGCTGAACTACAAGCACTTGATATTGAATCACTGGCGCGTCACATCGTTATAACTCCAGGCGAAGACCATGATTGGCGACTCGCTACGGATTTGCCTCATTACGCCTCGTGGCTGCTGGATTATGTTGAATTAGCTCCAGAGGTAAGTTCAACGATCGTTCAAATTTTGGCAGATGTGGTGCTCGTAGATTCCTATGAACACGGACGTGAAGTGGTCAACCACGATCCGCGGTTGCGTGCTGTGTGTGTAGACGGAACGATGTGGGGCCATGGCTGGGTTGCCGTTGGGTCTGCAGAGCGATCTGCTGTCGAGATTGCTGCTGAAATCGACCAAGCTGAAAAGGATTTAGAAGTAGCTCGCCTGCAACGGGTGGAGCTTGCTGGCACGCTCAACGGTGCGCATCAGGCTGCTGATGAGGCACGCGTGCGGTCCGCTCAGGCGCAAGCAGTGTGCCGCGAACAAGAAATTGTCGTTGAAAACTTATCTCGGCGAGTAGAAGCTGTCTCGCATGAGGCAGAAGCTAGGAAACAGGAACTTCGTCGGCACGCGTTGCGGGTCCAGGAAGCCCAAGACCGGTTGAGCCAACTACGACTGCTGTGGGAAGAGACTTCTGATCGATTGTCGCGAGTAGAAGAAGATAACTCAGAAGAGGAACCTTCAACCAGCGAACGTGATGAAGCCGCAGCTGCGTTATCTCATATGCGATCTATGGAAGTAGAGGCTCGGTTGAGCCTACGTACTGCACAAGACAAAGCCGAACATATCCGAGGACGCGGTGATGGGCTTCGTCGTCAAGCAGAATATGAGCGTCAGGCGAGGGCACGTCATGATCAAGCTGTGGCGCGGCAGCGTCGAAAAGCGGAAATTGCGAGCGTGGTGGCGCAGCAATGCCTCGTGGTAGCTGAGCGTGTTGACGATGCGCTTGCTCGTGCAACTCAGTGGAAAGAAAATGCGATCGCACAACGTGGAGTCATCTCTGCTCGAGTGTCTGCGGCGAAAGATACAGTTTCCGCGCTTCGAACGAACGCGAATCGTTTAACGGAGAAATCTCATGCTGCGGAATTGTCATTAGGACAAGCGCAGGTACGCCTTGAAGAAGCTCACGAGAAAATTGTTGAGCAATTAGGCATTGCGATTTCAGATCTCATGCGTGATTACACACCTCATGAAGGCTTTGATATTGGAGCACAACGAGTGCGCCTGAAAAATGCGGAAAAAGATCTCAATGCCTTAGGAAAAGTCAATCCGTTGGCGCTCGAAGAATTCAAAGCACTAGAAGAGCGCTATGAATTCCTGTCTACGCAGTTAGCTGACGTGGAACAAGCACGACGTGATCTTCATGGCGTTATCAACGACGTAGACGCCAAAATTCTGCAACTTTTTACCGACGCTTGGAAAGACGTAGAAGCCGAGTTTCCTCGGGTATTTGCCACCTTATTTCCAGGTGGTGAGGGACGTCTTGTGCTCACCGAACCACACGATATGTTAACGACTGGTATCGAAGTAGAAGCTCGACCTCCTGGGAAACGAGTCAAGCGCCTGTCGTTGCTTTCAGGTGGCGAGAAGTCGTTGACTGCATTGGCGATGTTGGTTGCCATCTTCCGTGCGCGCCCATCTCCGTTCTATGTGATGGATGAAGTCGAGGCGGCGCTTGACGACGTCAACCTGCGTCGACTTATTGCACTGTTCCAAGAACTACGTGATGACTCACAGCTGATCGTTATTACACACCAAAAGCCGACAATGGATGTAGCAAACGTTTTGTATGGGGTGACCATGCGTGGTGACGGTATTACGCGGGTAATTTCGCAGCGAATGACACCAGACGTCACCAAGCTTCCTGAGCCTCAACCCGCAGAGTAG